A window from Frischella perrara encodes these proteins:
- a CDS encoding phage baseplate plug family protein: protein MYIIPITSDDILVQSFSLYDINLRLTLRYNSVLRGYQFDLFDINKNQYITRNKGLAVGSPSLIEFNLPFVLVLYDKSGKGINSISKDDFNNRMQLLIMIKEEYRASIW from the coding sequence ATGTATATCATACCTATAACATCAGATGATATTCTAGTGCAATCATTTTCTTTGTACGATATCAATTTGCGATTAACACTGCGTTACAATTCTGTCTTGAGGGGGTATCAATTCGATTTATTTGATATAAATAAAAACCAGTATATTACGAGAAATAAAGGACTTGCTGTTGGTAGTCCTTCACTCATTGAGTTTAATTTGCCTTTTGTGCTAGTTCTTTATGATAAATCAGGTAAAGGTATTAACTCAATTTCGAAAGATGATTTTAATAATCGTATGCAATTGCTAATCATGATAAAGGAGGAATACCGTGCGTCAATTTGGTAG
- a CDS encoding phage protein: protein MRQFGRMLQLKIGNQNESIIIDHLRVTFSIKKTLSSNPNAAEISIYNLNDSNRNLIATKQYHLLELSVCYKDDMLRLIFCGDIINVENKLNDKDIITVLRCGDGYKAFTEKTIIKTVAKGQTDNDLLNEAANSFGIQKGSVNLPNDRVLPRGKVMMCDTREVMHEIAINQNADWFIQDGQLFIIPKNKGLANNQGWVISRTTGMIGIPQKNNEEVEVKTLCNPHYKVGSIVRIESRVSECNGDYKIKSIEHNGDLYGSNWYSKLVCTSGKFEEI from the coding sequence GTGCGTCAATTTGGTAGAATGTTGCAACTTAAAATTGGTAATCAAAATGAGAGCATTATTATTGATCACCTGCGTGTCACATTCTCAATAAAAAAAACGTTATCCTCCAATCCCAATGCTGCAGAAATTAGTATTTATAATCTCAACGATTCAAATCGTAATCTAATCGCGACTAAACAATATCATTTATTAGAGTTAAGCGTATGTTATAAGGATGATATGCTTAGGTTAATATTTTGCGGAGACATTATTAACGTAGAAAACAAATTAAATGATAAAGATATCATCACGGTTTTACGTTGTGGAGATGGATATAAGGCTTTTACTGAAAAAACGATCATTAAAACAGTGGCAAAAGGACAAACTGATAACGACTTGTTGAATGAAGCGGCAAACAGTTTCGGTATACAAAAAGGCAGTGTCAATTTACCGAATGATAGAGTATTACCTCGAGGCAAAGTAATGATGTGTGATACCCGAGAAGTTATGCATGAAATAGCTATCAACCAAAATGCTGATTGGTTTATTCAAGACGGTCAACTTTTTATTATTCCTAAAAATAAGGGACTGGCTAATAACCAGGGTTGGGTTATTTCTCGGACAACAGGCATGATAGGCATCCCACAAAAAAATAATGAGGAAGTAGAGGTGAAAACGCTATGCAACCCTCATTATAAAGTTGGTTCAATTGTCCGTATTGAATCGAGAGTATCTGAATGCAATGGCGATTATAAAATTAAATCAATAGAGCATAATGGCGATCTTTACGGTTCAAATTGGTATAGTAAATTGGTTTGTACGAGTGGAAAATTTGAAGAGATTTAA
- a CDS encoding DUF2612 domain-containing protein — protein sequence MTKNYRNSTRSNIVKLIKFVISLNGNVIEQQTMSMNIILNSDHLNLLLFYAISKIDILVRPIGVNYQSIVLVNHTPFGFSNDSQVKQLWYLVNS from the coding sequence ATAACTAAGAATTATCGAAACAGCACACGATCAAATATCGTCAAATTAATTAAATTTGTTATAAGCTTGAATGGTAATGTGATAGAGCAGCAAACCATGTCCATGAATATCATTCTTAATAGTGATCATCTCAATTTGTTATTATTTTATGCCATTAGCAAAATAGATATTTTAGTTAGACCAATTGGCGTTAATTATCAATCAATAGTTTTAGTGAATCATACACCTTTTGGATTTTCTAATGATAGCCAAGTAAAACAGCTTTGGTATCTGGTAAATTCGTAA
- a CDS encoding baseplate J/gp47 family protein: protein MLQITDKGIEIDDILTIQNRLVNAFKSIYGDDVNLDSDTPDGQLLGLFSQELANIHQSISFIVQMLDPYQATGQWLEQRAMYAGITRITASYSYLDQVIFNGEPKTHIPANSIYQDKNKNKWVTTEPITLNDLGSATTTLRSLELGCFNVNAQEELMPCAIILGVEKVTASKESYGGVDEESDPQLLKRFMLSHSINNYDDRQGIQSALLNITGVTKCVVYENFTDITDEKGVPAHSLNAVILGGVNENIAEVIAKKKIGGCGLFGKIESAYLLDGLLRKVFFDRPKKIDVNVSMIIGRYQLFSDIDIEQIKDNLITLEFDIGENVYASRIISDINLVDGFYIKSLTVNNSNIADIGFREYAQINNVEVIIE from the coding sequence ATGTTACAAATAACAGATAAAGGTATAGAAATAGACGATATATTAACGATTCAGAATCGATTAGTGAATGCGTTTAAGTCCATTTATGGCGATGATGTAAACCTAGATAGCGATACCCCCGATGGACAATTATTAGGTTTGTTCTCACAAGAGCTTGCAAATATCCACCAGTCGATTTCTTTTATTGTTCAGATGTTAGATCCCTACCAAGCAACAGGGCAGTGGTTAGAGCAGCGTGCAATGTATGCAGGAATAACACGAATAACCGCATCCTATTCATATTTAGATCAAGTTATTTTTAACGGTGAACCTAAAACTCATATCCCGGCCAATTCAATTTACCAGGATAAAAATAAAAATAAGTGGGTTACAACCGAGCCAATAACGTTAAATGATTTAGGTAGTGCGACAACGACATTAAGATCGTTAGAACTAGGTTGCTTCAATGTTAATGCGCAAGAAGAACTAATGCCATGCGCTATTATTCTGGGTGTAGAAAAAGTCACAGCGAGCAAGGAAAGTTACGGCGGTGTTGATGAAGAATCCGATCCTCAACTATTAAAGCGCTTTATGCTATCTCATTCCATTAATAATTATGATGACAGACAAGGCATACAATCTGCATTATTAAATATCACAGGTGTGACTAAATGTGTTGTTTATGAAAATTTTACGGACATAACAGACGAAAAAGGAGTACCTGCGCATTCATTAAATGCAGTTATTCTTGGCGGAGTTAATGAAAATATAGCTGAGGTCATTGCCAAGAAAAAAATAGGTGGGTGTGGTCTATTTGGCAAGATAGAAAGTGCTTACCTATTGGATGGACTACTCCGAAAAGTCTTTTTTGATCGTCCGAAAAAAATAGACGTTAACGTATCAATGATCATTGGTCGTTATCAATTATTTAGTGATATTGATATTGAACAAATCAAAGATAATTTAATCACACTAGAATTTGATATTGGCGAGAACGTTTATGCATCTCGGATTATCTCTGATATTAATTTAGTGGATGGTTTTTATATTAAATCTCTTACTGTCAATAATTCCAATATTGCCGATATCGGTTTTAGAGAATATGCACAGATTAATAATGTAGAGGTGATCATTGAGTAG
- a CDS encoding phage tail protein, whose amino-acid sequence MSREVQETPDYLIFAEEAKQGEFIAFPDISRGWGVTSERTGKKPPMEWFNGAFNRVDRHLLYLLQQGVPEWNDKVTYPVNAVIKYNGILYIATNENNNAKPSTTTTKWKKLLDDASLTKKGIVQLNSAVNSVSESEAATPKAVKAAYDKALNAFPKTGGIVSGLIKSNQPKTYDIVASKNWLRAVENTFPNAILAHEAGGGGFAIVTGADDARLGKTANLTFASWNGVGFAPMHASGQEDTAINSTVVINCRNGEVNALKGFYEKGIKLIKRGEYGVGHQNLSLTKISDNLNEQNASFFGSTYVNMPESIKPYVNKGSGVVGFVLPYRATDKGWNFSARIYAEVGVTPLNLCYQENRDDTWQKPIKLITEENVNDILPVGIPQPWPTTTPPTGWLKCDGSAFNKNKYPLLAKAYQSGFLPDLRGEFIRGLDSGANIDLNRNILSKQGDQARNATGFWFCKNRGGVDGELITAEPGGKTGGDAGGQAMKHTIDFSNVWPTGDEFRPRNIAFLYIVKAA is encoded by the coding sequence ATGTCAAGAGAAGTACAAGAAACCCCAGATTATTTAATTTTTGCTGAGGAGGCAAAACAAGGAGAATTCATCGCATTTCCTGATATTAGTCGTGGATGGGGTGTAACAAGTGAACGAACCGGGAAAAAGCCACCAATGGAATGGTTTAATGGGGCATTTAATAGGGTTGATAGGCATTTGCTTTATTTACTTCAACAAGGTGTGCCCGAATGGAATGATAAGGTCACATATCCCGTTAATGCCGTAATTAAATATAACGGTATTTTATACATTGCGACAAATGAAAATAATAATGCTAAACCTTCAACGACTACAACAAAATGGAAAAAATTGTTAGATGATGCCAGTTTAACTAAAAAGGGGATTGTTCAGCTTAATTCAGCAGTGAATAGCGTATCAGAATCCGAAGCTGCTACACCTAAAGCGGTTAAGGCTGCATATGATAAAGCGCTTAATGCATTCCCTAAAACTGGTGGAATCGTTAGTGGATTAATAAAATCTAACCAACCAAAAACATATGATATTGTTGCTTCTAAGAATTGGTTACGAGCTGTAGAAAACACTTTCCCAAATGCCATTCTTGCACATGAAGCCGGAGGTGGTGGATTTGCTATTGTTACCGGTGCCGATGATGCCAGACTAGGGAAAACAGCCAATTTAACATTTGCATCATGGAACGGTGTTGGTTTCGCTCCGATGCATGCTTCAGGTCAAGAAGATACTGCTATTAATAGTACTGTTGTCATTAATTGTCGCAACGGGGAGGTTAATGCATTAAAGGGATTTTATGAAAAAGGTATTAAATTAATAAAGCGAGGTGAGTATGGCGTAGGTCATCAAAACTTATCTCTTACAAAGATATCGGATAATTTGAACGAGCAGAACGCCTCTTTTTTTGGTAGTACATATGTCAATATGCCAGAATCGATTAAACCATATGTTAACAAAGGTTCAGGTGTAGTTGGATTTGTTTTGCCATATCGAGCGACAGACAAAGGATGGAATTTTTCGGCTAGGATTTACGCAGAAGTAGGCGTGACACCTTTAAACCTATGCTATCAAGAAAACAGGGATGATACTTGGCAAAAACCAATAAAATTAATAACTGAAGAAAACGTCAATGATATATTGCCTGTAGGTATTCCCCAACCTTGGCCTACAACGACACCACCCACAGGCTGGCTTAAATGTGATGGGTCAGCATTCAATAAAAATAAATACCCATTATTAGCTAAAGCTTATCAATCGGGCTTTCTTCCTGATTTGCGAGGTGAATTTATTAGGGGGTTAGATAGTGGTGCTAATATTGATTTAAATCGAAATATATTAAGCAAGCAAGGTGACCAAGCTCGAAATGCTACTGGTTTTTGGTTCTGTAAGAACCGAGGAGGAGTAGACGGTGAGCTTATCACTGCTGAACCTGGTGGAAAAACTGGTGGAGACGCCGGAGGACAGGCCATGAAACATACAATTGATTTCTCAAATGTGTGGCCGACAGGGGACGAGTTCAGACCAAGAAATATTGCATTTTTATATATTGTTAAAGCCGCATAA
- a CDS encoding tail fiber assembly protein — MGYQIKPTQAVFDPATGFAKIAGWAEVYHYDSKTKEFTGVTYEFINEGVSVPANSCTDEPSPVENGKAIVRENNQWVYLNDYRGQTIYSKETLAESIQIKIGEISDEFTLLKPTSDFDRWNGKGWELDKQRKHQFYVEQATTKKADLIKEATDQINYFQDAIDTEIATEKEKMLYTEWKKYRALLNRIDVNQNSDITWPAKPE, encoded by the coding sequence ATGGGTTATCAAATAAAACCTACACAAGCCGTATTTGATCCAGCAACAGGTTTTGCAAAAATTGCAGGCTGGGCAGAAGTCTATCACTATGATTCAAAAACTAAAGAGTTTACCGGCGTCACCTATGAATTTATCAATGAAGGGGTAAGCGTTCCTGCAAATTCATGTACAGATGAACCTTCTCCGGTTGAAAATGGAAAGGCAATAGTTAGAGAAAATAACCAATGGGTTTATTTAAATGATTATCGAGGACAAACGATTTACTCAAAAGAAACACTTGCCGAATCAATACAAATTAAAATTGGCGAGATTTCTGATGAGTTTACATTACTTAAACCGACTAGCGATTTTGATAGGTGGAACGGGAAAGGATGGGAGCTTGATAAGCAAAGAAAGCACCAATTTTATGTTGAACAAGCCACAACTAAAAAAGCTGATTTAATTAAAGAGGCAACAGATCAAATTAATTATTTTCAAGATGCAATTGATACTGAAATAGCTACAGAAAAAGAAAAAATGCTATACACAGAGTGGAAAAAATATCGGGCGCTATTAAATCGCATTGATGTTAATCAAAATTCCGATATCACGTGGCCAGCGAAACCTGAATAG
- a CDS encoding tail fiber assembly protein, producing the protein MKFYKNDDNQVYAYEDDVPEYGESDGSEITVQSGLKRITEEEFLELSKPKITKEDIIFNNKIRKDNLIIEANEKIKILEDIIELEMQETNEEEQLKEWKRYRIVLTRIDTNNIDIKFPSKPN; encoded by the coding sequence ATGAAATTTTACAAAAATGATGATAATCAAGTCTATGCTTACGAAGATGATGTGCCTGAATATGGAGAGTCCGATGGTTCCGAAATAACCGTTCAATCGGGATTAAAGCGAATTACTGAAGAAGAATTTTTAGAATTATCAAAACCGAAAATAACAAAAGAAGATATTATTTTTAATAATAAAATTAGAAAGGATAATCTAATCATTGAGGCTAATGAGAAAATAAAAATATTAGAAGATATTATTGAGCTTGAAATGCAAGAAACTAATGAGGAAGAGCAACTTAAGGAGTGGAAACGGTATCGTATTGTTTTAACTCGTATTGATACCAATAATATTGATATAAAATTTCCATCCAAACCAAATTAA
- a CDS encoding phage tail protein, which produces MSREVQETPDYLIFAEGAKQEELNAFPDINRGWGATIELTDSKPPMEWFNGAFNRVDKHMLYLLQQGVPEWSDKVTYPVNAVIKYNGILYIATNENNNAKPSTNTTKWKKLLDDASLTRKGIVQLNSAVNSVSESEAATPLAVKKAYDSAYNLASNAQNSANTANDTAKKAYDKALNAFPKTGGIVSGLIKSNQPKTYDIMASNSWIQAAANTIPNAILAHEAGGGGFAIVTGADDAKLGKTANLTFASWNGVGFAPMHASGQKDTAINSTVVVNCRLGTVYAMGDFYAQGKKLIKQDEYGVGHQNLSLTNISDNLNEQNASFFGSTYANMPESIKPYIKIGSGVAGVILPYRTTSDGWKFSSRFFTEVGVSPSKLFYQECDQGTWKKPTQLITDENIKSHIGSAHIIETYASEDGSSWYRKWSNGFVEQGGIKQGIFNMSTVHNLVTPFSSNKYVILVNTLALNDTVSTTSAAQDKQPSTFRCEASRSQGYNYTYSTLTFLAYGF; this is translated from the coding sequence ATGTCAAGAGAAGTACAAGAAACCCCAGATTATTTAATTTTTGCTGAGGGTGCAAAACAAGAAGAACTCAATGCATTCCCTGATATCAATCGTGGATGGGGTGCAACAATTGAACTAACCGACTCAAAGCCACCAATGGAATGGTTTAATGGAGCATTTAATAGAGTTGATAAACATATGCTTTATTTACTTCAACAAGGTGTGCCGGAATGGAGTGATAAGGTCACATATCCCGTTAATGCCGTAATTAAATATAACGGTATTTTATACATTGCGACTAACGAAAATAATAACGCTAAACCTTCAACGAACACAACAAAATGGAAAAAATTGTTAGATGATGCCAGTTTAACCAGAAAGGGGATCGTTCAGCTTAATTCGGCAGTGAATAGCGTATCAGAATCCGAGGCAGCAACCCCATTAGCTGTCAAAAAGGCATACGATTCAGCATACAATTTAGCATCAAATGCACAAAATAGTGCAAATACGGCGAATGATACCGCAAAAAAAGCTTATGATAAAGCGCTTAATGCATTCCCTAAAACTGGCGGAATCGTTAGTGGATTAATAAAATCTAACCAACCAAAAACATATGATATTATGGCATCAAATAGTTGGATACAAGCTGCAGCAAACACTATTCCGAATGCCATTCTTGCACATGAAGCCGGAGGTGGTGGATTCGCTATAGTTACCGGTGCGGATGATGCCAAACTAGGGAAAACAGCCAATTTAACATTTGCATCATGGAACGGTGTTGGTTTTGCACCGATGCATGCTTCAGGTCAAAAAGATACTGCGATTAATAGCACTGTCGTAGTTAATTGTCGCCTTGGGACAGTTTATGCAATGGGTGATTTTTATGCACAAGGTAAAAAATTAATAAAGCAAGATGAATATGGCGTAGGTCATCAAAACTTGTCTCTTACAAATATATCCGATAATTTAAACGAGCAGAATGCCTCTTTTTTTGGTAGTACCTATGCCAATATGCCAGAATCGATTAAACCATATATTAAAATTGGTTCTGGAGTTGCTGGGGTAATCTTACCCTACAGAACAACAAGTGATGGATGGAAATTCTCATCTAGATTTTTTACAGAAGTAGGCGTGTCTCCTTCAAAATTATTCTATCAAGAATGCGACCAAGGTACTTGGAAAAAACCTACACAATTAATAACTGATGAAAATATAAAAAGCCATATAGGGTCAGCGCATATTATAGAAACATACGCTAGCGAAGACGGTAGCAGTTGGTATAGAAAGTGGAGTAATGGCTTTGTTGAGCAAGGAGGGATAAAGCAAGGTATATTTAATATGTCTACTGTTCACAACTTGGTCACTCCATTCTCATCTAATAAATACGTTATTTTGGTCAATACGCTAGCATTAAATGACACTGTAAGTACAACTAGTGCTGCTCAAGACAAACAGCCTTCTACATTTAGATGCGAAGCATCAAGATCGCAGGGTTACAATTATACCTATTCCACCCTTACATTTTTAGCTTATGGATTTTAA
- a CDS encoding DUF2612 domain-containing protein, with protein sequence MSRENFLIWQYRTKPKALKTIKAINKETENTFKNAIQIADILNIETATGYALDLIGRHVGVSRVLPTALKKEYFGWLEDESALPFGIGDFYRYGDALSASVILNDSDYRFFIKARITKNYQIGTLSNIVKSIKFVIGAKGNVIDLQNMSMNIILNSDHLNSLLFYAISKMDILVRPVGVNYQSIVLVNHTPFGFSNDSQAKGFGIGRFVRIQNVGGKQCQEKYKKPQII encoded by the coding sequence TTGAGTAGGGAAAATTTCTTAATATGGCAATATCGTACCAAGCCAAAAGCGCTTAAAACTATCAAAGCAATCAACAAAGAAACTGAAAATACCTTTAAAAATGCAATTCAAATCGCTGATATTCTAAACATAGAGACAGCAACTGGTTACGCACTTGATTTAATCGGTCGACATGTTGGCGTGTCACGGGTTTTACCAACGGCTCTTAAAAAAGAGTATTTTGGTTGGCTAGAAGATGAAAGTGCACTTCCATTTGGAATAGGTGACTTCTATCGATATGGTGATGCGTTATCCGCATCAGTTATTTTGAATGATAGTGATTATCGTTTTTTTATTAAAGCGCGAATAACTAAGAATTATCAAATCGGCACATTATCAAATATCGTCAAATCAATAAAATTTGTCATAGGTGCGAAGGGTAATGTGATAGATCTACAAAACATGTCCATGAATATCATTCTTAATAGTGATCATCTCAATTCATTATTATTTTATGCTATAAGCAAAATGGATATTTTAGTTAGACCCGTAGGCGTTAATTATCAATCAATAGTTTTAGTAAATCATACACCTTTTGGATTTTCTAATGATAGTCAAGCAAAAGGCTTTGGTATCGGTAGATTCGTAAGGATTCAAAATGTAGGAGGCAAGCAATGTCAAGAGAAGTACAAGAAACCCCAGATTATTTAA
- a CDS encoding phage baseplate protein, with translation MYKSILNESSLNSGLIITDDFTFNLDINTVEQHTSKLRLTENPIENGANIADHAVLEPKEVTVNGLVVSYNPNNNIDKSVTSYDIKDYPSPIPVRSITPQAEKTVKGYYTSLNQTKEENLVQPVADFLPDYQSPKFQKLSSDRIADAHEKLLAIQRSGKPVTLLTNARQYKNMIITSIGLTQKESTVGEFIITFREIFIVETQIFNVLRISKLEKTNSGHIQLENKGNFRSVFAKTAEGDFSLNPIFYPNQGSYDNYWIYERLNSNNGNSVQNKQVRFPQNQKDTGNPSNKGNKGNKGNKGNKGNKQVKFP, from the coding sequence ATGTATAAATCTATACTGAATGAATCATCCTTAAATTCTGGTTTAATCATTACCGATGATTTTACTTTTAATTTGGACATAAATACGGTAGAACAGCATACATCAAAGCTAAGATTGACAGAAAATCCGATAGAGAATGGGGCAAATATCGCAGATCATGCGGTGTTAGAGCCTAAAGAGGTGACCGTTAATGGACTGGTTGTTAGTTATAATCCTAATAATAACATAGACAAAAGCGTGACGAGTTATGACATTAAAGACTATCCGTCACCCATACCGGTAAGATCTATCACACCACAAGCTGAAAAAACGGTTAAGGGGTACTATACATCACTTAATCAGACTAAGGAAGAAAACTTAGTTCAGCCTGTTGCCGACTTTTTGCCGGATTACCAATCACCTAAATTCCAAAAACTATCATCTGATAGGATCGCTGATGCTCATGAGAAATTATTAGCTATCCAGCGAAGCGGTAAACCAGTGACGCTACTAACCAATGCACGGCAATACAAAAATATGATTATTACGTCTATTGGTCTTACGCAAAAAGAAAGTACCGTCGGTGAATTTATCATAACATTTCGTGAGATATTCATTGTTGAAACTCAAATCTTTAACGTTCTAAGGATCTCTAAACTTGAAAAGACTAATTCAGGTCACATTCAGCTCGAAAATAAGGGGAATTTCAGAAGTGTGTTTGCAAAAACGGCTGAAGGGGATTTCTCCTTAAACCCGATTTTTTATCCAAATCAGGGATCATATGATAACTATTGGATTTATGAGAGACTCAACAGTAACAATGGTAACAGTGTTCAGAATAAACAGGTTAGATTTCCCCAGAATCAAAAGGATACAGGTAACCCGAGTAACAAGGGTAACAAGGGTAACAAGGGTAACAAGGGTAACAAGGGTAACAAACAGGTTAAATTTCCCTAA
- a CDS encoding phage tail protein, with protein MSRKVQETPDYLIFAEGAKQEELNAFPDINRGWGATIELTDSKPPMEWFNGAFNRVDRHMLYLLQQGVPEWSNKVTYPVDAVIKYNGILYIATNENNNAKPSTNTTKWKKLLDEASLTKKGIVQLNSAVNSVSESEAATPSAVKKAYDLASNAQNSANTANDTAKKAYDKANNAYPKTGGIVEGLIKSNQPKTYDIVASKNWLRAVENTFPNAILAHEAGGGGFAIVTGEDDARLGKTANLTFASWNGVGFAPMQTGDNEDKAINSTVVINCRNGEVKALKGFYENGIKLIKRGEYGVGHQNLSLTKISDNLNEQNASFFGSTYVNMPESIKPYIDNGAGIAGINLPYRATSEGWKVSSRFFTVVGGIPSKIFYQECHNGTWQKPVQLITNEIINNYQNGIGIGQTWQNVKKLRAFGVNYTNTTNKPILVNVSFLPSDAGFSENALYVDNIAVAKIWRNSSYNNGGTLSAIVPVGSVYCLKGYWVIETWTELR; from the coding sequence ATGTCAAGAAAAGTACAAGAAACCCCAGATTATTTAATTTTTGCTGAGGGTGCAAAACAAGAAGAACTTAATGCATTCCCTGATATCAATCGTGGATGGGGTGCAACAATTGAACTAACCGACTCAAAGCCACCAATGGAATGGTTTAATGGGGCATTTAATAGAGTTGATAGACATATGCTTTATTTACTTCAACAAGGTGTGCCGGAATGGAGTAATAAGGTTACATATCCCGTTGATGCCGTAATTAAATATAACGGTATTTTATACATTGCGACTAACGAAAATAATAACGCTAAACCTTCAACGAACACAACAAAATGGAAAAAATTGTTAGACGAAGCAAGTTTAACCAAAAAGGGGATTGTTCAGCTTAATTCGGCAGTGAATAGCGTATCAGAATCCGAGGCAGCAACGCCATCAGCTGTCAAAAAGGCATACGATTTAGCATCAAATGCGCAAAACAGTGCAAATACGGCGAATGATACTGCAAAAAAAGCATATGATAAAGCAAATAATGCATACCCAAAAACTGGTGGAATCGTTGAGGGATTAATAAAATCTAACCAACCAAAAACATATGATATTGTTGCTTCTAAGAATTGGTTACGAGCTGTAGAAAACACTTTCCCAAATGCCATTCTTGCACATGAAGCCGGAGGTGGTGGATTTGCTATTGTTACTGGTGAGGATGATGCCAGACTAGGAAAAACAGCCAATTTAACATTTGCATCATGGAACGGTGTCGGTTTTGCTCCGATGCAGACAGGAGACAATGAAGATAAGGCTATTAATAGTACTGTTGTCATTAATTGTCGCAACGGGGAGGTTAAAGCATTAAAGGGATTTTATGAAAACGGTATTAAATTAATAAAGCGAGGTGAGTATGGCGTAGGTCATCAAAACTTATCTCTTACAAAGATATCGGATAATTTGAACGAGCAGAACGCCTCTTTTTTTGGTAGTACATATGTCAATATGCCAGAATCGATTAAACCATATATTGATAATGGTGCTGGTATTGCTGGCATAAATCTACCTTATAGAGCAACAAGTGAGGGATGGAAAGTTTCATCAAGATTTTTTACAGTAGTAGGCGGGATCCCGTCAAAAATATTCTATCAAGAATGCCACAATGGTACTTGGCAAAAACCCGTACAATTAATAACTAATGAAATAATAAACAATTACCAAAATGGCATTGGAATAGGTCAGACCTGGCAAAATGTCAAAAAATTGAGAGCTTTTGGCGTAAATTATACAAATACAACAAATAAACCAATATTAGTAAATGTCTCTTTTTTACCGAGTGATGCTGGTTTTAGTGAAAATGCACTATATGTTGATAATATTGCGGTTGCAAAAATTTGGCGGAATTCAAGTTATAACAATGGGGGAACATTATCCGCTATAGTACCAGTTGGTTCAGTATATTGTTTGAAAGGTTATTGGGTCATTGAGACTTGGACTGAATTAAGATAG
- a CDS encoding Gp138 family membrane-puncturing spike protein has product MTVSLYTAIENQIKRAQSNIYTALPAKVINFNGHTVSCQIMINRIIANGQEITIPPLVDVPAQFPHAGGFCITVPIKAGDEGLVVFSSRCIDGWYISGQQSKPLDNRINDLSDGFFIVGCNSVPNKIPDFYHNGASMQTDDGSTHIRLTKGTIYIKGNIIHEGSTEQLGNYNQVGSYNQTGGNTVSSGTLKAENVITNKGVSLNTHVHNGVQKGNNNTGAPNEG; this is encoded by the coding sequence ATGACAGTTTCATTATATACCGCAATAGAAAATCAAATTAAACGCGCACAATCAAATATCTATACTGCGTTACCGGCAAAAGTAATTAACTTTAATGGTCATACGGTTAGTTGCCAAATTATGATTAACCGAATTATTGCAAATGGACAAGAAATCACGATCCCCCCTTTAGTGGATGTCCCCGCTCAGTTCCCACATGCTGGCGGATTTTGTATTACTGTACCAATAAAAGCTGGGGATGAGGGGTTGGTCGTTTTTTCAAGTCGCTGTATTGATGGTTGGTATATAAGCGGTCAACAATCAAAACCACTAGATAACAGAATTAATGATCTAAGTGACGGCTTTTTTATTGTAGGTTGCAATAGCGTACCTAATAAAATCCCTGATTTTTATCATAATGGCGCATCAATGCAAACTGATGATGGCTCAACTCATATTCGACTAACTAAGGGGACTATTTACATAAAAGGTAACATTATTCATGAGGGCAGCACGGAACAACTGGGCAATTATAACCAAGTTGGAAGTTATAACCAAACTGGAGGAAATACAGTAAGCTCAGGTACGCTAAAAGCTGAAAATGTTATTACTAATAAAGGCGTGAGTTTAAATACACACGTTCACAATGGTGTACAGAAAGGAAACAACAATACAGGAGCGCCAAATGAAGGTTAG